The Martelella mediterranea DSM 17316 genome has a window encoding:
- a CDS encoding site-specific integrase, with protein MKLEWVAAFVSENMAGFIGIRTYAADWAHFTGWCRRKGLVPLPPDPATVGLYITALASGAATPGAKPSTVSTIERRLSALSWNYAQRGLVLDRRDRHIATVLAGIRNRHAAPPRQKEAILPEELIAMVETLDRGTLRGLRDRAMLLMGFAGGLRRSEIVALDCGRDQSEDGNGWIDLFDKGMLVTLRGKTGWREVEIGRGSSDLTCPVAAVETWLKLGRIGHGPLFRRVTGKGKTVGPARLKDQEIARLIKKTVIAAGIRGELPEAERIKLFSGHSLRAGLASSAEVDERYVQKQLGHASAEMTRKYQRRRDRFRVNLTKAAGL; from the coding sequence ATGAAATTGGAATGGGTGGCCGCCTTCGTTTCGGAAAACATGGCCGGCTTCATCGGAATTCGCACCTACGCCGCCGACTGGGCCCATTTTACCGGCTGGTGCCGGCGCAAGGGACTTGTCCCCCTGCCCCCGGATCCGGCGACCGTCGGGCTCTACATCACGGCGCTCGCCTCGGGCGCGGCCACTCCCGGAGCCAAGCCCAGCACGGTCTCCACCATCGAGCGGCGGCTGTCGGCGCTCTCATGGAATTATGCCCAGCGCGGCCTCGTTCTCGATCGCCGCGACAGGCACATCGCCACCGTGCTTGCCGGCATCCGCAATCGCCATGCAGCACCGCCGCGCCAGAAGGAGGCGATCCTGCCCGAAGAGCTGATCGCCATGGTCGAAACGCTCGACCGGGGCACGCTCCGGGGCCTGCGCGACCGGGCCATGCTGCTGATGGGATTTGCCGGCGGGTTGCGCCGCTCGGAAATCGTCGCGCTCGATTGCGGCCGCGACCAGAGCGAGGACGGAAACGGCTGGATCGACCTTTTCGACAAGGGGATGCTGGTGACCCTGCGCGGAAAAACCGGCTGGCGCGAAGTCGAGATCGGCCGCGGCTCCTCCGATCTCACCTGCCCGGTCGCAGCCGTCGAAACCTGGCTGAAACTCGGTCGGATTGGTCATGGTCCCCTGTTCCGCCGCGTCACCGGCAAGGGCAAGACCGTCGGCCCCGCGCGTCTGAAGGATCAGGAAATTGCCCGCCTCATCAAGAAGACCGTGATCGCCGCCGGCATTCGCGGTGAACTCCCGGAGGCCGAACGGATAAAACTGTTCTCCGGCCATTCGCTGCGCGCCGGCCTCGCCTCCTCCGCCGAAGTCGACGAGCGCTATGTCCAGAAACAGCTCGGCCATGCCTCCGCCGAGATGACGCGCAAGTATCAGCGCAGACGCGACCGGTTCCGCGTCAATCTCACAAAGGCTGCGGGGTTGTAG
- a CDS encoding helix-turn-helix domain-containing protein, giving the protein MDDLDKIMQTLPEEERGAIQKRAGELVTAYNLRELRVLAGRTQEDVSVGTGIKQNNVSRLEKRADMKLSTLRDYVESLGGTLKIVADVAGKKVDLSRIAERSRHGPKL; this is encoded by the coding sequence ATGGATGATCTCGATAAGATAATGCAGACGCTTCCTGAAGAAGAACGAGGCGCTATTCAAAAGCGTGCCGGCGAGCTTGTTACGGCCTACAATCTGCGGGAACTGCGCGTACTTGCCGGACGGACGCAGGAGGATGTGTCCGTCGGAACAGGTATCAAGCAGAACAATGTTTCGAGACTGGAGAAGCGGGCCGACATGAAGCTGTCGACGCTTCGCGATTATGTTGAATCCCTTGGCGGCACATTGAAGATCGTCGCGGATGTCGCGGGCAAGAAAGTTGATCTGTCGCGTATTGCGGAGCGCTCCCGACACGGCCCAAAGCTCTGA
- a CDS encoding type II toxin-antitoxin system RelE/ParE family toxin, giving the protein MTKWKVAFHDRFKGEITDLPEDVRVELLAHLVLLREKGFRLGRPEVDTLEGSKHANMKELRVKVLKVQWRFAFAFDPERKAVVLCGGAKSGVSQKLFYKRLIDLADKRYDEHLSELEKKHG; this is encoded by the coding sequence ATGACGAAATGGAAGGTCGCGTTTCATGACCGCTTCAAAGGCGAGATCACAGATCTTCCAGAAGATGTTCGGGTCGAATTGCTCGCGCATCTGGTGCTGCTTCGCGAAAAGGGATTTCGACTGGGGCGGCCTGAGGTCGACACACTCGAAGGCTCCAAACACGCGAACATGAAGGAACTGCGCGTCAAGGTGTTGAAGGTGCAATGGCGGTTCGCCTTTGCCTTCGATCCGGAGCGAAAGGCTGTAGTCCTCTGCGGCGGTGCAAAGAGCGGCGTGAGCCAGAAACTCTTTTACAAGCGCCTGATCGATCTGGCGGACAAACGGTACGATGAGCATTTGAGCGAGTTGGAGAAGAAACATGGATGA
- the repC gene encoding plasmid replication protein RepC, whose product MQTHTATTTPFGRRPMSLAMLSSQKAARESPKGARLNKWKLFHTVREAREALGASDRGLAILNALLTFYPENELSEETGFVVWPSNEQLIARANGISPATLRRHLAVLVECGLIIRRDSPNGKRFARKGRGGQVEQAYGFDLSPLVARAEEFAAMAETIAEERRALKCARERLTLLRRDIVKMIEAGLDEGVPGDWAKMGRVYRDIIDRLPRVPDLAIAEDICDALALLHEEVRETLENHVNLQNKSANESHSERHKQNSNPDSQSESEYGFRNKSDVSGNAGETDNLHSLPKREMPLALVLDACEGWRDLAKGGSIRNWREFLGIVEIARPMLGVSPSAWREAAEVMGDKQAAITLAAIYQRGNEIISAGGYLRNLTERARDGQFSVWPMVMALLRARIEAGNSPPPPKPDDDSTGEGGLSVSPALARSLKKPRR is encoded by the coding sequence ATGCAAACACATACTGCAACAACGACGCCCTTTGGGCGGCGGCCGATGTCGCTCGCGATGCTTTCAAGCCAGAAAGCGGCGCGGGAATCCCCGAAGGGGGCGCGGCTCAACAAGTGGAAACTGTTTCATACAGTGCGGGAAGCGCGGGAAGCGTTGGGGGCGAGCGATCGCGGCCTTGCGATCCTGAACGCGCTTTTGACCTTCTATCCCGAAAACGAGCTTTCGGAGGAAACCGGCTTCGTGGTCTGGCCCTCCAATGAGCAGTTGATCGCCCGCGCCAACGGCATTTCGCCGGCGACGCTGCGCCGTCATCTGGCGGTCCTGGTCGAGTGCGGCTTGATCATCCGCCGCGATAGTCCGAACGGCAAGCGCTTCGCCCGCAAGGGCAGGGGAGGGCAGGTGGAGCAGGCCTATGGCTTCGACCTGTCGCCGCTCGTTGCCCGGGCCGAGGAGTTTGCCGCGATGGCCGAGACGATCGCCGAGGAGCGTCGGGCCCTGAAATGCGCGAGGGAACGGCTGACGCTTCTGCGTCGCGATATCGTCAAGATGATCGAGGCCGGGCTCGATGAGGGCGTTCCGGGCGACTGGGCGAAGATGGGCCGTGTTTACCGCGACATCATCGACCGGCTTCCACGCGTCCCTGACCTGGCGATCGCGGAGGATATTTGCGATGCCCTGGCCCTTCTGCATGAGGAAGTGCGTGAGACATTGGAAAATCACGTGAATTTGCAAAATAAGAGCGCCAATGAGTCTCATTCTGAGCGCCACAAACAGAATTCAAACCCAGACTCACAATCTGAATCTGAATACGGCTTTAGAAATAAATCAGACGTGAGCGGCAACGCCGGCGAAACTGACAACCTGCACAGCCTGCCGAAGCGGGAAATGCCATTGGCACTGGTGCTGGACGCTTGCGAAGGCTGGCGGGATTTGGCGAAGGGCGGCTCCATCCGCAACTGGCGGGAGTTTCTGGGCATCGTCGAGATCGCCCGGCCGATGCTGGGCGTCAGTCCCAGCGCCTGGCGCGAGGCGGCGGAGGTGATGGGCGACAAACAGGCCGCGATCACCCTTGCCGCGATCTATCAGCGCGGCAACGAGATCATCAGCGCCGGCGGGTATCTGCGCAACCTGACGGAACGGGCGAGAGACGGCCAATTCTCCGTCTGGCCGATGGTGATGGCCCTGTTGAGGGCTCGGATCGAGGCCGGAAACAGCCCGCCGCCGCCAAAACCCGATGACGATAGCACAGGGGAGGGCGGTCTTTCGGTTTCGCCCGCTTTGGCACGCTCGCTAAAGAAGCCTCGGAGATGA
- the repB gene encoding plasmid partitioning protein RepB encodes MSRKDAINSLYLQKPTSTAGESDKAGERVRTGAISAMGTSLKQMTDGAKLATRLQEQLEKGDVVVELEPEAIERSPIADRIPIDVDPAFDELVKSISDNGQQVPILVRPSPAGRGRFQIAYGRRRLRAAQALGRPVRAIVRSLSDQELFVAQGRENLDREDLSFIEKAFFAKNLEDSGCDRATIIAALCSDKSDVSRYIAIARRVPERLVGRIGPAPKAGRARWMKLVEALEKEEDGDRLERILEEEGFASAGSDGRFQLILKALDVKNARPKGSRVEQWKTPSGKRAARIQTDKAKTTLIFEDKVVPAFAQFVSGKLDELYREFEARQKEEKDRTTGR; translated from the coding sequence ATGAGCCGCAAGGACGCGATCAACTCGCTCTATCTGCAGAAGCCGACTTCGACCGCCGGAGAAAGCGATAAGGCTGGTGAACGGGTAAGAACGGGTGCCATTTCCGCCATGGGCACATCGCTCAAACAAATGACCGATGGCGCAAAGCTGGCAACTCGTCTTCAGGAACAGCTGGAAAAGGGTGATGTCGTCGTTGAGCTCGAGCCAGAGGCAATTGAGCGCTCGCCAATCGCAGATCGTATTCCGATTGATGTTGACCCCGCATTCGATGAGCTTGTGAAGTCGATATCCGATAACGGGCAGCAAGTTCCAATTCTCGTCCGTCCCAGCCCGGCCGGTCGCGGGCGCTTTCAGATCGCCTATGGTCGTCGTCGATTGCGTGCGGCGCAGGCGTTGGGCAGACCGGTTCGTGCTATCGTTCGCAGCCTCAGTGACCAAGAGCTTTTCGTGGCTCAGGGACGGGAGAACCTGGATCGCGAGGACCTGTCCTTTATCGAAAAGGCTTTCTTTGCGAAGAATCTCGAAGATTCTGGATGTGACCGCGCGACCATCATAGCTGCCCTTTGCTCGGACAAATCGGATGTCAGCAGATATATAGCGATCGCACGGCGAGTGCCAGAGAGGCTCGTCGGGCGGATTGGGCCGGCGCCCAAAGCTGGACGGGCACGCTGGATGAAGCTCGTTGAAGCTCTAGAAAAGGAAGAGGACGGCGATCGGCTTGAGCGTATTCTTGAGGAAGAGGGCTTTGCTTCAGCCGGTAGCGACGGACGGTTCCAGCTTATACTAAAGGCCTTGGACGTGAAAAACGCGCGGCCGAAGGGTAGCCGTGTCGAGCAATGGAAAACGCCATCTGGTAAGCGTGCCGCGCGCATCCAGACGGACAAGGCTAAAACGACGCTGATCTTCGAAGATAAGGTCGTTCCCGCGTTTGCGCAGTTCGTTTCGGGTAAACTGGATGAACTGTATCGAGAATTTGAAGCTAGGCAAAAGGAGGAAAAGGACCGAACAACGGGCCGCTAG
- the repA gene encoding plasmid partitioning protein RepA, which produces MNASAQIDRARLPNVDDVIGAHAELLGSQLQSISETLFPPTASKALRRFTSGEAAKLIGVSDSTLRKMTLAGDGPLPETASNGRRFYSLSDINEIRAIFAANARGREAIDFVPHRREGEHLQVLAVTNFKGGSGKTTTSAHLAQYLALAGYRVLAIDLDPQASLSALLGVLPELHVGHNETLYAAIRYDEGRRPLRDVIRHTYFDGLDLVPGNLELMEFEHTTPKVLADGSASDAGAIFFARVASAIDEVADDYDVVVIDCPPQLGFLTLAGLCAATSMIVTVHPQMLDVSSMSQFLLMTRDLLGVVRDAGGTLKFDFVRYLLTRYEPQDAPQTKVVALLRNLFDDHVLTSPMVKSAAISDAGLTKQTLYEIGPGNLTRSTYDRAMESLTMVNGEIEDLMKLAWGRT; this is translated from the coding sequence GTGAACGCTTCGGCGCAGATTGACAGAGCGCGACTACCAAACGTTGATGATGTCATTGGCGCGCATGCTGAGCTTTTGGGGTCGCAGCTTCAGAGTATCAGCGAAACTCTGTTTCCGCCAACCGCCAGTAAGGCTTTGCGCCGTTTCACGTCTGGAGAAGCTGCCAAGCTCATCGGCGTGTCTGACTCTACGCTTCGGAAGATGACTCTCGCGGGTGACGGTCCGTTACCTGAAACTGCGAGCAACGGCCGGCGCTTCTACTCCCTCTCCGACATCAACGAAATTCGAGCAATCTTTGCAGCTAACGCCCGCGGCCGCGAAGCAATCGACTTTGTTCCGCACCGCCGAGAGGGTGAGCACTTGCAGGTGCTTGCCGTGACGAATTTTAAGGGCGGCAGCGGAAAGACCACGACATCGGCACATCTCGCCCAATATCTAGCATTGGCGGGTTATCGAGTATTGGCAATCGATCTCGATCCGCAAGCAAGTCTTTCCGCCCTGCTCGGCGTGCTGCCCGAGCTGCATGTGGGGCACAACGAGACGCTCTACGCAGCAATCCGGTATGATGAGGGTCGTCGTCCCCTGCGCGATGTGATCCGTCATACATATTTTGATGGCCTCGATCTTGTCCCCGGTAATTTGGAACTAATGGAGTTCGAGCATACCACGCCGAAGGTCTTGGCAGACGGCAGTGCGTCGGATGCGGGCGCGATTTTTTTCGCGCGTGTGGCAAGTGCAATTGACGAAGTGGCGGACGATTACGATGTCGTGGTGATTGACTGCCCTCCCCAGCTTGGTTTCTTGACACTTGCCGGCCTGTGCGCGGCTACCTCCATGATTGTGACGGTGCATCCGCAAATGCTGGATGTATCGTCGATGAGTCAGTTCTTACTGATGACGCGCGATCTCTTAGGCGTTGTGCGTGATGCGGGGGGAACGCTGAAGTTTGATTTCGTGCGCTATCTGCTCACCCGTTATGAACCTCAGGACGCGCCCCAAACAAAAGTGGTCGCGCTGCTCCGCAATCTATTCGACGATCATGTCCTGACCAGTCCGATGGTGAAATCGGCGGCGATCTCGGACGCAGGCCTGACGAAGCAAACCCTTTATGAAATCGGTCCGGGCAACCTTACGAGATCGACCTACGATCGCGCAATGGAGTCATTGACAATGGTGAACGGCGAGATCGAGGACCTGATGAAGTTGGCTTGGGGGCGCACATGA
- a CDS encoding L,D-transpeptidase, with product MPKPIQITRALASLFIVFTLVSCVADPPNEVTKYAGLQKRGGGPSLTSFKTTEPPGTIIVEPDVHKLYLVQDDNTALAYNVAVGREGHDFSGKAVIGRKAEWPTWTPTSSMIRDRPKVNAPLAAGLPGSETNPLGARALYLYQGGADTLYRIHGTNDPASIGKSVSSGCIRLLNSDVIDLYDRVGQGTHVIVR from the coding sequence ATGCCGAAACCAATTCAGATTACGAGAGCACTGGCGTCCCTATTCATCGTCTTCACGCTGGTCAGCTGTGTCGCTGATCCTCCGAATGAGGTGACTAAATATGCCGGCCTGCAGAAAAGGGGCGGCGGGCCATCGCTGACTAGCTTCAAGACAACAGAACCGCCCGGAACAATCATCGTAGAGCCGGATGTCCACAAGCTCTATCTCGTCCAGGATGACAACACGGCACTGGCCTACAACGTCGCGGTCGGTCGAGAAGGCCATGACTTTTCGGGAAAGGCTGTCATCGGGAGGAAAGCCGAATGGCCGACCTGGACGCCAACAAGCTCAATGATACGCGACCGTCCAAAGGTCAACGCACCTCTAGCTGCGGGACTCCCCGGCAGCGAGACGAATCCGCTCGGCGCTCGTGCCCTATACCTCTACCAGGGCGGCGCCGACACCCTCTATCGCATTCATGGGACCAATGACCCAGCATCCATAGGCAAATCCGTATCCAGCGGTTGCATCCGGCTGCTCAACAGCGATGTCATTGATTTATATGATCGTGTAGGTCAGGGCACGCATGTCATCGTCCGCTAG
- a CDS encoding DUF736 domain-containing protein: protein MKKPSGGQHPPSFAPGKLGFPGKRNGCLAHGGPLKTTQSTEQEMKNMERLNYVQFDATRETFEGNIASLEFDEDIRGVKLDNNNEGSPAYRVYGKTPKDREVEIGAVWRRKNEHGQEYFQMSVHMPGRTVRANLGKYPGEIDDKLMSVIFWRD from the coding sequence ATGAAAAAGCCGTCGGGCGGGCAGCACCCTCCCTCCTTTGCCCCCGGAAAACTTGGTTTTCCAGGGAAAAGGAATGGATGCCTTGCCCATGGCGGACCGTTGAAAACAACGCAATCGACGGAGCAAGAAATGAAGAATATGGAGCGCTTGAACTACGTGCAGTTTGACGCAACGCGGGAAACATTCGAAGGCAATATCGCATCGCTTGAGTTTGACGAAGACATTCGCGGCGTCAAACTTGACAACAACAATGAAGGCTCACCTGCATATCGCGTTTACGGCAAAACCCCGAAAGACCGGGAGGTGGAGATCGGGGCAGTTTGGCGGCGTAAGAACGAACATGGTCAGGAGTACTTTCAGATGTCGGTGCATATGCCAGGACGCACTGTGCGGGCAAATCTTGGCAAGTATCCGGGCGAGATCGACGACAAGCTCATGTCAGTGATCTTCTGGCGCGATTAG
- a CDS encoding DUF2493 domain-containing protein, producing MNAYTTEVQQPQSPTAHLLQEIALFGYRPNGDEHDYRPLPTAETVEIGVAGIFESLETMFTNTRLEDELSEVLWAVANVFHRRLTRAQKKLDDNEAEQRSLIAVQDGSEISSVELERKAAEGDTLTEMRNAFEAMRDLAADHYRVSVGYEWLPRTGSKTSFNGLTAAVIDSRDYLARKRHEEKEIYCPTGTKIAFTGGADYQDHEAIFHALDQTHKKYPDMVLIHGGSPKGAELIAAKWAELRKVAQVVCKPDWTAHRNKSAPFKRNDKIVEMMPKGMIVTPGNGINQNLADKARKAGIPLMKVGF from the coding sequence ATGAACGCCTACACAACCGAAGTTCAGCAGCCGCAGAGCCCGACCGCGCACCTCCTCCAAGAAATCGCCCTCTTTGGCTACCGCCCGAACGGCGATGAGCACGACTACCGCCCTCTTCCCACCGCAGAGACTGTTGAGATCGGTGTCGCCGGCATATTCGAAAGCCTTGAAACCATGTTCACCAACACCCGGCTGGAAGACGAACTGTCCGAGGTGCTGTGGGCCGTCGCCAATGTGTTTCACCGCCGTCTGACCCGAGCGCAGAAGAAGCTCGATGACAATGAAGCCGAACAGCGAAGCTTGATCGCCGTGCAGGATGGCAGTGAGATCAGCAGCGTCGAACTGGAAAGGAAAGCTGCCGAAGGGGATACGCTGACTGAAATGCGCAATGCCTTCGAGGCGATGCGAGATCTTGCTGCGGACCACTATAGGGTAAGCGTCGGCTATGAATGGCTACCGCGCACTGGTTCAAAGACCTCGTTCAATGGGCTTACCGCAGCGGTTATCGACAGTCGCGACTATCTCGCCAGGAAGCGCCACGAAGAGAAGGAAATCTATTGCCCGACCGGCACCAAGATCGCGTTCACGGGCGGCGCCGATTATCAGGACCACGAGGCCATCTTCCATGCTCTCGACCAGACACACAAGAAGTACCCGGATATGGTTCTGATCCACGGCGGTTCGCCCAAGGGGGCCGAGCTCATCGCCGCCAAATGGGCAGAACTTCGCAAGGTGGCGCAGGTGGTTTGCAAGCCCGACTGGACCGCGCACCGCAACAAGTCCGCGCCCTTCAAGCGCAACGACAAGATTGTCGAAATGATGCCCAAGGGGATGATCGTCACGCCTGGTAATGGCATCAACCAGAACCTGGCCGACAAGGCACGCAAGGCAGGTATTCCGCTCATGAAGGTCGGCTTCTAG
- a CDS encoding DUF7146 domain-containing protein: MISASQLSDQLAARTEQFCRTYLPAGRRAGNYWQVGNKYGDPGRSMAVRLRDAGTRRAGKWADRATHEYGDLLDLLESIVGAGSFSETCKEARRFLNLPEVSADPGRAGNDHEKPPSNVDQVESGRKLFSYGKPFKDTPVERYLRGRDISRFGPALKYHPRVFFRDEDGQSRQLPAMLAAVTDNDGAVMACARTWLDLKNNSVARIIEPKRVSGQLYGNAVRFHSSSAGGDIIAGEGIETVLSIGSVYPVAELAACLTATHLSLFDPPLSCTRLFIGRDRDDAGELASRQLRSRAEERGIEVVDLVPTLDDFNDDLRKLGRQVLRENLDRQIMAAITRPVPWAGLRMP, from the coding sequence ATGATTTCTGCCTCCCAACTTTCCGATCAGCTCGCTGCGCGAACCGAACAGTTCTGCCGTACCTATCTGCCCGCCGGTCGGCGGGCGGGCAACTATTGGCAGGTGGGCAACAAATACGGTGACCCCGGTAGATCCATGGCCGTGCGTCTTAGAGACGCCGGCACGCGCAGGGCTGGCAAGTGGGCCGATCGTGCGACCCATGAATATGGTGATCTTCTCGATCTGCTGGAGAGTATCGTCGGGGCAGGCAGTTTTTCCGAAACCTGCAAGGAAGCCCGTCGTTTCCTGAATCTGCCGGAGGTGTCGGCTGATCCTGGCCGAGCCGGGAATGATCACGAGAAGCCACCCTCCAATGTCGATCAGGTCGAATCCGGCCGCAAGCTCTTCTCCTACGGCAAACCGTTCAAGGATACGCCCGTAGAGCGCTATCTGCGCGGGCGGGATATCAGCCGCTTCGGGCCAGCCCTCAAGTATCATCCCCGCGTTTTCTTTCGCGATGAGGACGGTCAGTCCCGGCAGTTGCCTGCCATGCTGGCGGCCGTGACGGATAATGACGGCGCGGTCATGGCATGTGCGCGAACCTGGCTCGATCTGAAAAACAACTCTGTCGCGCGCATCATCGAACCCAAGCGGGTTTCGGGCCAGCTCTACGGCAACGCCGTGCGGTTTCACTCAAGCAGTGCGGGAGGTGACATCATTGCCGGAGAAGGCATTGAAACAGTGCTGTCCATCGGCTCGGTGTATCCAGTCGCGGAGCTGGCCGCTTGCCTGACGGCAACGCATCTGTCTCTGTTCGATCCGCCATTGAGCTGCACGCGGCTGTTCATCGGCCGCGACAGAGACGATGCCGGCGAACTGGCAAGCCGCCAGTTGCGCAGCCGGGCCGAAGAGCGAGGCATCGAGGTGGTCGATCTTGTGCCGACGCTCGACGACTTCAACGACGATCTGCGCAAGTTGGGCAGGCAGGTCCTGCGGGAAAACCTCGACCGGCAGATCATGGCGGCGATCACCAGGCCGGTACCATGGGCTGGTCTGCGCATGCCATAA